A region of the Rhizobium binae genome:
ACATGCCCGAAAGGGGATCGCCGCGCGACGATTTTGCGCCGGGCGTCCGCATTTTGATTTTCGAACGGCGTGTGACCATTGCTTACCGGATCACCAAGGATCGCGTCCAAGTGCTGAGGCTGTTCTACGCCGGCCGGAATACGCCTTCGGCCTTCCACCGAAACTGAGAATTGAGCATTTCGGGCTCTCGGTCCCATCACGGTCACAATTCTTTGAAGAAAGTTGGTTCAGCGTGGCTTGTGAGCGGCCGTCAGCCGTTATATCGCACAGTCACGCCGTCACTCTCATACCTATGGGGAATCCATGCAGATGTCCGAAATGCAACTGACGAAACGCCGCCTCCTGGGTGGGATCGCCATCGCCGCAGCTGCCGCAGCGCTTGCCGCCTGCAACGACAGCAAGGACGCTGCCGATGCATCGTCCCCCGGCAAGACCATGGCTGACGGCACCAATGTCGATACCATCAAGACGGCGGCGACGTCCTCCGCCGACATGCCGCAGGCCGACGGCGATGTCGATATGGCCGAGGTGCTGAAGCCCGGCGCGCTGCCGGAGATGGCGCTCGGCAAGGCCGATGCTCCGGTCAAGATCGTCGAATATATGTCGATGACCTGCCCGCATTGCGCCCATTTCCACAACACCACCTTCGACGCCATCAAGCAGAAATACGTCGACGCCGGCAAGGTGCAGTTCATCATCCGCGAATTCCCTTTCGATCCGCGTGCCGCCGCCGCCTTCATGCTCGCCCGCTGCAGCGCTTCCGATCCGCAGCAGCTGAGCACCCCGGAACAGTATTTCCCGATGGTCTCCATGCTGTTCAAGCAGCAGCAGGTCTGGGCCGCCGCCGATGACGGCCGCGCTGCACTGCTGCAGATGTCGAAGCTCGCCGGATTTACTGAGGATAGCTTCACGAAATGCTTGACGAACCAGAAGCTTCTGGATGAAGTGAACGCCACGCGGGAGAGGGGATCCAAGGATTTCGGCGTCAACGCCACGCCGACTTTCCTCATCAATGGCAAGCGCTATTCTGGAGACATGTCGGTTGACATCATGTCGAAGCTCATCGACAGCCTCATCTGAGCCGGATCGTTTCGAAACAACGGGCGACGGTGAAAGCCGTGCGCCCGTTTTTTTGTGGCTGGGTGGCGGCGGTTCCAAACCCGCAGAGCCCTGCGGAGCTTCCGCATGAAGTTCAACAAGCTGCGCCTCGTCGGCTTCAAATCCTTCGTCGAGCCGACGGAATTCATCATCGAGCGGGGGCTGACCGGCGTTGTCGGCCCGAACGGCTGCGGCAAGTCGAACCTCGTCGAGGCGCTGCGCTGGGTGATGGGCGAGAATTCCTACAAGAACATGCGCGCCTCCGGCATGGACGACGTGATCTTTTCCGGTTCCGGCAACCGTCCGGCCCGCAACACCGCCGAAGTCGCGCTCTATCTCGACAATACCGAGCGCACGGCGCCCGCTGCCTTCAACGATGCCGACGAGATCCAGGTCACCCGCCGCATCGAGCGCGAACAGGGTTCGCTCTATCGCATCAACGGCAAGGAAAGCCGCGCCAAGGACGTGCAGCTGCTGTTCGCCGACGCTTCCACCGGCGCCCGTTCGCCCTCGATGGTCGGCCAGGGTCG
Encoded here:
- a CDS encoding type II toxin-antitoxin system RelE/ParE family toxin, giving the protein MPERGSPRDDFAPGVRILIFERRVTIAYRITKDRVQVLRLFYAGRNTPSAFHRN
- a CDS encoding DsbA family protein, translating into MSEMQLTKRRLLGGIAIAAAAAALAACNDSKDAADASSPGKTMADGTNVDTIKTAATSSADMPQADGDVDMAEVLKPGALPEMALGKADAPVKIVEYMSMTCPHCAHFHNTTFDAIKQKYVDAGKVQFIIREFPFDPRAAAAFMLARCSASDPQQLSTPEQYFPMVSMLFKQQQVWAAADDGRAALLQMSKLAGFTEDSFTKCLTNQKLLDEVNATRERGSKDFGVNATPTFLINGKRYSGDMSVDIMSKLIDSLI